The genomic region TTCGGGAGCCAAAACCATAAATGTTACCCCGTAAACGGTATCGGCGCGGGTAGTAAAAACGCGGATTTCCTTTTCGGGAACACCAGGGATATCCAATTCAAAAGAAACTTCGGTGCCGATGCTTTTACCGACCCAGTTATGCTGCATAGTCTTGATGCGTTCGGGCCAATCCAACCCTTCGTGCTGCATCAGTTCGTCGGCATATTTGGTAATCTTAAAAAACCATTGTTCAAGGTCTTTGTGAATAACCGGTTCGTCGCATCTTTCGCAAGTGCCGTCGGATAAAACCTGCTCGTTGGCAAGCACTGTTTGGCATTTGGGGCACCAGTTGACGGGGGCTTTTTTACGGTAAGCCAATCCGTGTTCGTAAAGTTTTAAAAAGAACCATTGTGTCCATTTATAATATTCCGGTTGGCACGTTATTATTTCCCTGTCCCAGTCGTAAATAGCGCCGATTGTTTTAAGCTGTTTGCGCATATTATCGACATTTTTCATTGTCCACTGGTAGGGATGAATGCCGTGCTTAATGGCGGCATTTTCCGCCGGTAAACCGAAGGCGTCAAATCCAATCGGATGGAGCACATTAAACCCTTGCATCCTTCTGAAGCGGGCATGCACATCCGACGGTGCCATAGCGTACCAGTGCCCGATATGTAAATCACCCGATGTGTAAGGGAACATGGTCAGCGCATACCATTTCGGTCTGTTGCTGTGTTCGCTAACTTTGTAGAGTTTATCGTCGGCCCATCTTTTTTGCCATTTATTTTCGATTTCAACCGGATTGTAAATGTTATCCATATTTAAAATTCCTTTCAGATTAAGTTTCATTGTAGCAACAAGCCTGTTTACTTTGCAATAAAAATCTCCGAATGTTTGTTATCCGATACTCAAAAAGGCTCAAACGTTTCCGAGCGGTTTATGTCCTTAAATAAAAATCAATAATAGCCATAGCAAGTAAATTTAGTTTTAATTGATTTGCCACGACAATTGCTTTACTGCTATTATGAGAAACTATGTTAAATCCCATTTTTATAATTATCGGTATTAATTTATTTATTTTTGTTGCCGCAAACATATCAAATTCCCTGGTTTACGATCTCGCTTTGTGGGTTCCCTTTGAGCTTACCGTACAACAGCCTTGGGGTATTTTTACAAGCATGTTTACCCATGTTGGTTTAACGCACATGCTTTTTAATATGTTGACCCTTTTCTTTTTTGGTAATTATGTTTTAAAACTAACGGGGTTGCGCCAATTTTTGATAATTTACCTCGGCGGCGGCCTGTTAGGAAGCGTTTTTTACGTACTAATCAGTACGCTTATCAGCCCGGATATTCCCGGTTTGGCAATCGGTGCTTCCGGCGCCATATTTGCCCTCGGCGGGGTTTTGGCGGTGCTGATGCCGCGGACGAAGGTTTATATTATGTTTATTCCGATTCCCGTTCCGCTTTGGATTGCCGTCATCGGCGGCGGTGTGTTGATGTCTTTCTTCCCCAGGGTGGCTTGGGAAGCTCACTTGGGAGGCTTTGTTTTCGGGGCGCTTTCCGGTCTTATTATCAAGAATCGGCGTAAACAAACCTATTACTATTAAAGACCTGCCGTAATCGTTAAAAACAATCAGTATTCCGCTCGGTTTGCTGCAACTTTCGAGGGTGTTCTATGCCTCAAAAGGAACTCACCCCAAAAATTTCCTGTAGATAATTTTACTGTCTCCCGGGGCGTAAAAATCGGGGATATTACAGATTTCGCTGTAGCCGCGGGCGGTATAGAACCTGCGCGTCTTATCGTATTCGGGCTTGCCCGATGTTTCAATAAAAGCCATCTTGCCGCCTTCTTGCAAAATGTTTTCTTCGGCAGCCTTTAATAGAGATGCCCCTGTGCCGCAGCCTTGAAATTCGTGTTTGACATCCAGCCAATAGATATCCCATGCGTATGCCGTAAGCGGTATCGGCCCGTAGCTGACAAACCCGATAATTTGACCGTCTTCATTTTCGGCGGTAAGCGAATAATAACCCGATGTTTGCGGATTATCAAGCGAATCGTCGATAACCTCTTCGGCAATAACAACCTCTCCGGCCGTAAACTCGGGTGTATTGCGTAATATTGCGAATAGTTCCGGTTCATCCTTTTTTTCAAGCAGACGAATTTTAATAGTCAATCCCTTTCTCCGTTGCCAATTGAACGATTTTATTAATAAATGCCGCGTAGTCCATTCCGGAAGCCTTTGCTTGCAGGCTGGCGCCGGCATCGGGTGAAATATCGGGGTTGGGGTTTATCTCTAAAACGTAAATGTTTCCGTTTTTGTCCATCCTCATATCGACTCTGGCATAACCGCGGCAGCCGGTTACGGAATAGGTCCGCACGGCAGTTTCAATAATTAATTCCTTTGTGTCCGTATCCAAATCGGCCGGGCATTGCGGTTGTGTTCCCTTATAGTAGATGCTTTCAGTGTCCCACTTTGCTTTGTAGCTTAATATTTTGGGGGTTCCTTCCGGTAGCGTAAAGCAAATTTCGGAAATCGAGAGCGGTATCGGGAGCTTGTTTCCCATAATTGTAATATTGAATTCACGCCCGTCGATATACTCTTCCACCAGCGCCTTTGTGTTATAAAGGGTACTGATTTCAATAACCCTTTGTTCCAGTAATATTTGGTTTTCAACAACGCTGTTGGAGTTGATGCTATGGCTGGCATCCTCGTAATTCGGTTTAATGATACAGGGAAAGTTAAGGTTAAATTCTTTCAGGTTTTCTTTATCCAGTAGTTGGAAAGCGGGTGTGCGGATGCCCTCTTTGTGCAATAACTTTTTGGCAGAAGCTTTATTCAATGCCAGTTTTAAGGCCTTTGAAGGCGCTCCGGTATAGCAGAATTTAAGGGATTCCAGTTCTTGTGCTATTAAATATTCGGTTTCCGGATAACCGCCGAATCCCTCAAACAGATTAAAAATAAGGTCGGCTTTTATTTGTGCAAGTTGTTCAAAAGCCCGGTTTAACGGCAGTTCCAGCGGGATTATCTCCACCTTATAGCCTAGTGATTGCAATGCCTTGCT from Dehalococcoidales bacterium harbors:
- a CDS encoding rhomboid family intramembrane serine protease, which gives rise to MLNPIFIIIGINLFIFVAANISNSLVYDLALWVPFELTVQQPWGIFTSMFTHVGLTHMLFNMLTLFFFGNYVLKLTGLRQFLIIYLGGGLLGSVFYVLISTLISPDIPGLAIGASGAIFALGGVLAVLMPRTKVYIMFIPIPVPLWIAVIGGGVLMSFFPRVAWEAHLGGFVFGALSGLIIKNRRKQTYYY
- a CDS encoding GNAT family N-acetyltransferase, with the translated sequence MTIKIRLLEKKDEPELFAILRNTPEFTAGEVVIAEEVIDDSLDNPQTSGYYSLTAENEDGQIIGFVSYGPIPLTAYAWDIYWLDVKHEFQGCGTGASLLKAAEENILQEGGKMAFIETSGKPEYDKTRRFYTARGYSEICNIPDFYAPGDSKIIYRKFLG
- a CDS encoding ATP-grasp domain-containing protein translates to MPTSIAVIYNRPQTNPLLNRNEQAAEEGVLTEVDAASKALQSLGYKVEIIPLELPLNRAFEQLAQIKADLIFNLFEGFGGYPETEYLIAQELESLKFCYTGAPSKALKLALNKASAKKLLHKEGIRTPAFQLLDKENLKEFNLNFPCIIKPNYEDASHSINSNSVVENQILLEQRVIEISTLYNTKALVEEYIDGREFNITIMGNKLPIPLSISEICFTLPEGTPKILSYKAKWDTESIYYKGTQPQCPADLDTDTKELIIETAVRTYSVTGCRGYARVDMRMDKNGNIYVLEINPNPDISPDAGASLQAKASGMDYAAFINKIVQLATEKGIDY